One genomic window of Coregonus clupeaformis isolate EN_2021a chromosome 12, ASM2061545v1, whole genome shotgun sequence includes the following:
- the LOC121577723 gene encoding arylacetamide deacetylase-like 4, giving the protein MDISAAILIIGFAAVIAAFLLLVIGLVYSEMMNSDIPQGVANRGKLHVVHGLFVGIAIVGRILDRLGLCHQVRFTRWFRRRFLVHIRPVPPGLRVKDLTFSEVPVRVYEPTTGSLGLRRGLVYFHGGGWVLGSLDTADDVCRHIAKEAETTVISVGYRLAPEHRYPTQLDDCDAATCHFLSVAEAEFGVDPGRVAVGGDSVGANLAAALCQRLAKRKDGHLLSPCAQVLIYPALQMADFNLPSYQQNHAVPILFRGRMAFYFLQYLNGDTSVCQDVLEGNHIPAEMRLAFKEWLSPEHLPPECRVRGDLQKVHSALDYNGEVYHIIKDGLDPEVSPLLAEDAVIHLTPPAFILTCEYDVLRDDGILYRKRLLELGLDVTWHHVPDGFHGLVDFFKAGWLTFPSATRAVDSIVSYVKTL; this is encoded by the exons ATGGACATCAGTGCTGCGATTTTAATAATTGGCTTTGCTGCAGTGATTGCAGCCTTCCTCCTTCTGGTAATTGGTCTAGTGTACTCTGAGATGATGAATTCAGACATTCCTCAAGGGGTTGCAAATCGAGGGAAACTGCATGTAGTTCATGGCTTGTTTGTTGGCATAGCAATTGTG GGCCGTATCCTGGACCGTCTGGGTCTGTGTCATCAGGTCAGGTTCACCAGGTGGTTCAGAAGAAGGTTCCTGGTCCATATAAGACCAGTTCCCCCAGGGCTACGTGTGAAGGACCTGACCTTCTCTGAGGTGCCAGTTAGGGTGTATGAGCCTACGACTGGCTCACTGGGCCTGAGGAGGGGCCTGGTGTATTTCCATGGAGGAGGATGGGTGTTGGGCAGTTTGG ATACTGCAGATGACGTCTGCAGGCACATTGCCAAGGAGGCTGAAACCACAGTGATTTCTGTTGG ATATCGGCTTGCCCCTGAACATCGGTACCCCACTCAGCTGGATGACTGTGATGCTGCAACGTGCCACTTCCTGTCTGTGGCAGAGGCAGAGTTTGGGGTGGACCCAGGCAGAGTGGCAGTCGGGGGTGATAGTGTTGGGGCAAACCTGGCAGCTGCACTATGCCAACGTCTGGCCAAGAGAAAAGATGGACATCTGCTGTCTCCCTGTGCCCAGGTCCTCATCTACCCAGCTCTGCAAATGGCAGATTTCAACCTGCCCTCGTACCAGCAGAATCATGCTGTGCCCATATTGTTCCGTGGCCGGATGGCTTTCTACTTCCTGCAGTATCTCAACGGGGACACGTCAGTGTGCCAGGACGTGCTGGAGGGGAACCACATCCCTGCTGAGATGAGGCTAGCTTTCAAGGAGTGGCTCTCCCCAGAACACCTCCCTCCTGAGTGCAGGGTGCGGGGCGACCTCCAGAAGGTACACTCAGCCTTAGACTACAACGGAGAGGTGTACCACATAATCAAAGACGGTCTGGATCCGGAGGTCTCCCCGCTCCTAGCGGAGGATGCTGTTATCCATCTGACCCCGCCGGCCTTTATCCTGACCTGTGAGTACGACGTGCTGAGGGATGATGGGATCCTGTACAGGAAGAGGCTGCTGGAGCTGGGACTGGACGTCACCTGGCATCATGTTCCAGATGGCTTCCATGGACTTGTGGATTTTTTCAAAGCGGGCTGGCTAACCTTCCCGTCTGCAACACGAGCTGTAGATAGTATTGTAAGCTATGTAAAAACCCTTTGA
- the LOC121577724 gene encoding short-chain dehydrogenase/reductase 3, whose translation MDLKCLSCMVLFPVHIVYYILKASVYLLLPSRRKTLIKEVVLITGGGRGIGRHLAQEFAKQGAKKVILWGRTEKCLKETCEEISQLGTDCHYFLCDVANREEVYKQAKVVREKVGDVTILVNNAAVVHGKSLMDSDDDSLLKSQHINTMGQFWTTKAFLPRMLELQHGHVVCINSILSQSPIPGAIDYCTSKASSLAFMESLTLGLLDCPGVGCTTVLPFHTNTEMFQGMRVRFPALFPPLKPETVAERTVDAVRTNTAYVYMPWTMHALVVLKSFMPQAALEEIHKFSGSYTCMNTFKGRT comes from the exons ATGGATTTGAAGTGTTTGAGCTGTATGGTGCTTTTCCCCGTCCACATTGTCTACTACATATTGAAAGCAAGTGTGTACTTACTGCTACCAAGTAGACGAAAAACTCTGATCAAGGAGGTGGTGCTGATCACAGGCGGGGGACGAGGTATCGGTCGTCACCTGGCTCAGGAGTTTGCCAAGCAGGGCGCTAAAAAG GTGATCCTGTGGGGCCGCACAGAGAAGTGTCTGAAAGAGACATGTGAAGAGATCTCCCAATTAGGAACAGACTGCCACTACTTCCTGTGTGACGTGGCCAATCGGGAGGAGGTTTACAAGCAGGCCAAGGTGGTCAGGGAAAAG GTGGGAGATGTTACGATCCTGGTGAATAACGCTGCAGTGGTCCATGGGAAAAGTCTGATGGACAGCGACGATGACTCTCTTTTGAAATCTCAACATATCAACACAATGGGGCAGTTCTGG ACTACAAAGGCCTTCCTGCCACGGATGCTGGAGCTCCAGCACGGCCACGTGGTCTGTATAAACTCTATCCTGTCCCAGTCGCCCATCCCTGGGGCCATCGACTACTGCACCTCCAAGGCCTCCTCCCTGGCCTTCATGGAGAGCCTGACTCTGGGCCTGCTGGACTGTCCCGGGGTGGGCTGCACCACCGTGCTCCCCTTCCACACCAACACTGAGATGTTCCAGGGCATGAGAGTCAG GTTTCCAGCGCTCTTCCCTCCCCTCAAGCCAGAAACAGTTGCTGAAAGGACTGTGGACGCAGTCAGGACTAACACAGCCTACGTTTACATGCCCTGGACCATGCATGCTCTCGTTGTCCTCAAAAG CTTCATGCCACAAGCTGCACTTGAAGAGATCCACAAGTTTTCTGGAAGCTATACCTGCATGAATACATTCAAGGGGAGGACATAA